In the genome of Variibacter gotjawalensis, one region contains:
- a CDS encoding crotonase/enoyl-CoA hydratase family protein — MTELVEITDADGVRTVRMNRPDKKNALTGVMYCAMAEAIENASDDDSIGAVLIAGVPGAFSAGNDMKDFMAAASGTGTLSNDIMRLLHALPRSEKPLVAAVQGLAIGIGTTMLFHCDYVVVGEDARLATPFISLGILPEAGSTLMGPRQIGYQRAFALLAMGRPLDAKGAKEAGIANEVVPPNEVDAAALKAAREIAALPREAMAIARHLMRPSAEEAVARIDREAAMFRDRLRSPEAQNAFAAFLNRAR, encoded by the coding sequence ATGACTGAGCTTGTCGAGATCACGGACGCCGACGGCGTGCGTACCGTGCGCATGAACCGGCCCGACAAGAAGAACGCTCTGACCGGCGTAATGTATTGCGCGATGGCCGAGGCGATCGAGAACGCCAGCGACGACGATTCGATCGGTGCGGTGTTGATCGCCGGCGTGCCGGGCGCTTTCTCGGCCGGCAACGACATGAAGGATTTCATGGCGGCTGCGTCCGGCACCGGCACTCTGTCGAACGACATCATGCGACTGCTGCACGCATTGCCGCGCAGCGAGAAGCCGCTGGTCGCCGCCGTGCAGGGTCTCGCGATCGGCATCGGCACAACGATGCTGTTTCACTGCGACTATGTCGTGGTCGGCGAAGACGCGCGGCTCGCGACGCCGTTCATCAGCCTCGGTATCTTGCCCGAGGCTGGATCGACGCTGATGGGACCGCGCCAGATCGGCTATCAGCGCGCCTTCGCGCTGCTCGCGATGGGCCGCCCGCTCGATGCGAAAGGCGCGAAGGAGGCCGGGATCGCCAACGAAGTCGTGCCGCCGAATGAGGTCGATGCCGCCGCGCTGAAAGCCGCGCGCGAGATCGCGGCCTTGCCGCGTGAGGCGATGGCGATCGCGCGGCATCTGATGCGCCCGTCCGCTGAGGAAGCCGTCGCGCGCATCGATCGCGAAGCCGCGATGTTCCGCGATCGTCTGCGCTCGCCCGAAGCGCAGAATGCGTTCGCGGCGTTTTTGAATAGGGCGCGGTGA
- a CDS encoding ring-cleaving dioxygenase, which produces MQLTGIHHLTAVSADAPGNLRFYTQVLGMRLVKKTVNQDDVSAYHLFYADGKASPGSDLTFFDWPVAREKRGTRSIVRTALRVKGEATLAWWSDHLKADGVKAEPVVMRDARWTLDFEDPEGQRLSLIDDGGAGEAHPWDKSPIVPEHQIRGLGPITLSVANLEPTDLVLTRLMEMRKVRDYRHGDGADRFVHVYAMGDGGPAAELHVAVEPELPVAEPGAGSVHHVAFRTPNDQEYAAWAERLAQLRIPNSGPVDRFYFKSLYFREPNGILFEIATDGPGFATDEPMETLGEKLALPPFLEGRRDEIEKGLKPLV; this is translated from the coding sequence ATGCAACTGACTGGAATTCACCACCTCACCGCCGTTTCGGCTGACGCGCCCGGAAACCTGCGTTTCTACACGCAGGTGCTCGGCATGCGTCTGGTCAAGAAGACCGTCAACCAGGACGATGTCAGCGCGTATCATCTCTTCTACGCCGACGGAAAAGCCTCGCCCGGCTCGGATCTCACCTTTTTCGATTGGCCAGTCGCGCGCGAGAAGCGCGGCACCCGTTCGATCGTCCGCACCGCGTTGCGTGTAAAAGGCGAGGCGACTCTCGCCTGGTGGTCGGACCATCTCAAGGCGGATGGCGTGAAGGCCGAGCCGGTCGTCATGCGCGATGCACGCTGGACGCTCGATTTCGAAGATCCGGAGGGTCAGCGGCTCAGCCTCATCGACGACGGCGGCGCGGGAGAAGCGCATCCGTGGGACAAGAGCCCGATCGTGCCGGAGCATCAAATCCGCGGTCTCGGCCCGATCACACTGAGTGTCGCCAATCTGGAGCCGACCGATCTCGTGCTCACGCGGCTGATGGAGATGCGCAAGGTGCGCGACTATCGGCATGGCGATGGTGCGGACCGTTTCGTGCATGTCTATGCGATGGGCGATGGCGGACCGGCTGCCGAACTGCATGTCGCGGTCGAGCCGGAGTTGCCGGTCGCCGAGCCGGGCGCGGGTTCGGTGCATCACGTCGCGTTCCGGACACCGAACGATCAGGAATACGCGGCGTGGGCCGAGCGCCTCGCGCAGCTGCGCATTCCGAACAGCGGGCCGGTCGACCGCTTCTATTTCAAAAGTCTCTATTTCCGCGAGCCGAACGGCATTCTGTTCGAGATCGCGACCGACGGCCCGGGCTTTGCGACCGACGAGCCGATGGAAACGCTGGGCGAGAAACTCGCTCTGCCGCCGTTTTTGGAAGGCCGCCGGGATGAGATCGAGAAGGGATTGAAGCCTCTCGTCTAG
- a CDS encoding histone deacetylase family protein: protein MTTLLLSHSACLNHLVPPGHPERPDRLRAVEQALEVEAFQTLLREEAPMATIEQVALAHPRQYVEAIRDANPSEGMVRLDGDTTMSPGSFEAAMRACGGAVLAVDEVFEKKVENAFVATRPPGHHAESATPMGFCFFNQAAVAARHAQKQHGAERVAIVDFDVHHGNGSQDIFWKDASVMYCSTHQMPLYPGTGALSERGDYNTIVNAPLSPGDGGDQFRDAMLTSILPRLRDFKPDFVIISAGFDAHARDPLANLNFLEPDYTWATQQLMQVADETAGGRVVSILEGGYDLQGLAKSVAAHVTALMHG, encoded by the coding sequence ATGACCACGCTGCTGCTCTCGCACTCGGCTTGCCTCAACCATCTCGTGCCGCCCGGCCATCCGGAACGGCCGGACCGGTTGCGCGCGGTCGAGCAGGCGTTGGAGGTCGAGGCGTTCCAGACGCTGCTGCGTGAGGAAGCCCCGATGGCGACGATCGAGCAGGTCGCGCTCGCGCATCCGCGCCAGTATGTCGAGGCGATCCGCGACGCCAATCCGAGCGAAGGCATGGTGCGCCTCGATGGCGACACGACGATGTCACCGGGCAGCTTCGAGGCCGCGATGCGCGCCTGCGGCGGCGCGGTGCTCGCTGTCGACGAAGTGTTCGAAAAGAAGGTCGAGAATGCCTTCGTCGCGACGCGTCCGCCCGGCCACCATGCCGAGAGCGCGACGCCGATGGGTTTTTGCTTTTTCAACCAGGCGGCCGTCGCGGCGCGCCATGCGCAGAAGCAGCACGGCGCCGAGCGCGTCGCCATCGTCGACTTCGACGTACATCACGGCAACGGCAGCCAGGATATTTTCTGGAAAGACGCCAGCGTGATGTACTGCTCGACGCATCAGATGCCTCTCTATCCCGGCACGGGCGCGCTGTCGGAACGCGGCGATTACAATACGATCGTCAATGCACCGCTGAGCCCCGGCGACGGCGGCGATCAGTTCCGCGACGCGATGCTAACGTCGATCCTGCCGCGCCTGCGCGACTTCAAGCCGGATTTCGTCATCATCTCGGCGGGCTTCGACGCGCATGCGCGAGACCCGCTCGCGAACTTGAATTTCCTCGAGCCCGACTACACGTGGGCGACACAGCAATTGATGCAGGTTGCTGACGAAACGGCGGGCGGCCGGGTGGTATCGATTCTCGAAGGCGGTTATGACCTGCAGGGTCTCGCCAAATCGGTCGCGGCTCACGTCACCGCGTTGATGCACGGATAA
- a CDS encoding exodeoxyribonuclease VII small subunit, whose amino-acid sequence MAAKAHEDVATLTFEKALAELETIVQRLERGDVPLEESVAIYERGEVLKRRCDDLLRQAEARVEKITLDAGGKPTGTTPLDVD is encoded by the coding sequence ATGGCTGCAAAAGCACACGAAGATGTCGCAACGTTGACATTCGAGAAGGCGCTCGCCGAACTCGAGACGATTGTTCAGCGCTTGGAACGCGGCGACGTGCCGCTCGAAGAGTCGGTGGCGATTTATGAACGCGGCGAAGTCTTGAAGCGCCGTTGCGATGATCTTCTGCGTCAGGCGGAAGCGCGCGTCGAGAAGATCACGCTCGATGCGGGCGGCAAGCCGACCGGCACGACGCCGCTGGATGTGGACTAA
- a CDS encoding ABC transporter ATP-binding protein/permease, with amino-acid sequence MNNFVEALRTFFKVALPYFNSEERWAARSLLTAIIAAELGIVAVAVAVIQWNARFFNALEAKNWTAFKAELIVFCFITAGAIVAGASKYYFGQRLQIGWRRWLTENYVKVWMADGRHYRVRAIEPNVDNIHLRIASDVYIFIQRTHELTTGLLGSVVALASFAYILWGLSATTPLPLLGTNWQFPGYLIVIAIAYASIGTFFAHHIGWRLITLNFNQQRYESDFRFAIVRAADHSEPIALMRGEPVERRELGHRFRNLVGNWSALVRRQVRLEAFVAGYGHISTVFPILVVSPAYLSGAITLGTLVQAHLAFQRVEGAFAFCISSYAKLAEWKALTDRLAQYQEAMVHVDQSSLEPAGKIETTASRNGDVAANDVTVRLPSGIAVAELAKLDVAPGGRALITGSSGSGKSSFFRALTGLWPNGSGTIALPQGREILAMPQRPYFPLGTLRDALTYPVPADTVPNAEIGEVLEAVGLTHFAAHLDEIKDWNVVLSGGEQQRVAFARALLRRPGVLLFDEPVSTLSDASARDLYTMLLSRLPDTIVLAIDRRGVLSDLHAQTVEMTAPSETGRPAVLAPA; translated from the coding sequence ATGAACAATTTCGTCGAGGCGCTGCGCACATTCTTCAAAGTCGCGCTGCCGTATTTCAATTCCGAGGAGAGATGGGCGGCGCGCAGCCTGCTCACCGCCATCATCGCGGCAGAGCTTGGAATCGTCGCCGTCGCGGTTGCGGTGATCCAGTGGAACGCGCGTTTCTTCAACGCGCTCGAAGCGAAGAACTGGACCGCCTTCAAAGCCGAACTCATTGTCTTCTGCTTCATTACGGCGGGTGCGATCGTCGCGGGCGCCTCGAAGTATTATTTTGGGCAGCGGCTGCAGATCGGCTGGCGGCGATGGCTGACGGAAAACTACGTGAAAGTCTGGATGGCCGACGGCCGCCACTATCGCGTCCGCGCGATCGAGCCGAATGTCGACAACATCCATCTCCGCATCGCGAGCGACGTCTACATCTTCATTCAGCGCACGCACGAACTCACAACCGGTTTGCTCGGCAGCGTCGTCGCATTAGCGTCATTCGCCTATATTCTGTGGGGGCTTTCGGCGACGACGCCGTTGCCGCTGCTCGGCACGAATTGGCAGTTTCCGGGCTATCTCATCGTCATCGCGATCGCTTATGCGAGCATCGGCACCTTCTTCGCGCACCACATCGGATGGCGTCTCATTACGCTGAACTTCAATCAGCAGCGCTACGAATCCGATTTCCGCTTCGCGATCGTGCGCGCGGCCGATCATTCCGAACCGATCGCGCTGATGCGCGGTGAACCTGTCGAGCGGCGCGAACTCGGTCATCGCTTCCGCAATCTCGTCGGCAATTGGAGCGCTCTCGTGCGCCGCCAGGTGCGGCTCGAAGCCTTCGTTGCAGGCTACGGGCATATTTCCACGGTGTTCCCGATCCTCGTCGTGAGCCCGGCCTATCTTTCGGGCGCGATCACGCTCGGCACACTGGTGCAGGCGCATCTCGCGTTCCAGCGCGTCGAAGGCGCATTCGCGTTCTGCATTTCGTCTTACGCCAAGCTCGCCGAATGGAAGGCGCTGACAGATCGTCTCGCGCAGTATCAGGAAGCTATGGTTCACGTCGACCAATCGAGCCTGGAGCCGGCCGGCAAGATCGAGACGACGGCGAGCCGGAACGGCGACGTCGCGGCGAACGATGTCACGGTGCGTTTGCCGTCCGGCATCGCGGTTGCGGAGCTTGCCAAACTCGATGTCGCGCCGGGCGGGCGGGCTCTCATCACGGGCTCTTCGGGCTCGGGCAAGTCGAGCTTCTTCCGCGCGCTGACGGGACTTTGGCCGAATGGTTCCGGCACCATTGCGCTGCCGCAGGGCCGCGAGATTCTCGCCATGCCGCAACGGCCGTACTTTCCGCTCGGCACATTGCGCGATGCGCTGACCTATCCGGTGCCGGCCGACACCGTGCCGAACGCCGAGATCGGCGAAGTGCTCGAAGCCGTCGGGCTCACTCATTTCGCCGCCCATCTCGACGAGATCAAGGATTGGAACGTCGTTCTGTCCGGCGGCGAGCAGCAGCGCGTCGCCTTCGCGCGTGCGCTCCTGCGACGACCCGGCGTCTTGCTTTTCGACGAGCCGGTTTCGACACTGTCGGACGCAAGCGCTCGCGATCTCTACACGATGCTGCTAAGCCGCTTGCCGGATACGATCGTTCTGGCGATCGATCGGCGCGGCGTGCTGAGCGATCTGCATGCGCAGACCGTTGAAATGACGGCACCAAGCGAGACGGGGCGACCCGCCGTCCTGGCGCCGGCGTAA
- a CDS encoding TlyA family RNA methyltransferase, whose amino-acid sequence MKRRIDHILVQRGLFESRARAQAAIAAGRVTVNGAVVRKASVEADSAAEIMAEAEHPWVSRGALKLVAALDYFGFDPAGQVCADIGASTGGFTEVLLSRGANKVFAVDVGRDQLHARLRVRPEIVSLEQQDIRTLSRADITEPPSFLVIDVSFISLRLVLPATLSLAASQMKLVALIKPQFEVGRAGVKKGVVRDAALQQQACDDIETLVRDAGLMVHGVIPSPIEGGDGNREFLLGASRG is encoded by the coding sequence ATGAAGCGGCGCATCGACCATATTCTGGTGCAGCGAGGGCTGTTCGAGAGCCGGGCGCGTGCCCAGGCCGCGATTGCGGCCGGCCGCGTGACGGTTAACGGCGCGGTCGTGCGCAAAGCGTCGGTCGAGGCCGATAGCGCCGCCGAGATAATGGCTGAGGCGGAGCATCCGTGGGTGTCGCGTGGCGCGCTCAAACTCGTCGCCGCGCTCGACTATTTCGGCTTTGACCCGGCGGGCCAAGTTTGCGCCGACATCGGCGCCTCGACGGGCGGCTTCACGGAAGTGCTGCTGTCGCGCGGTGCAAATAAGGTTTTCGCTGTCGATGTCGGCCGCGATCAGCTGCACGCGCGGCTGCGCGTTCGGCCGGAGATCGTTTCGCTCGAACAGCAGGATATCCGCACGTTATCCCGCGCCGACATCACCGAGCCGCCGTCGTTCCTCGTCATCGATGTGAGTTTCATTTCGCTCCGCCTCGTTTTGCCGGCAACGCTTTCGCTCGCCGCATCGCAGATGAAGCTCGTTGCACTCATCAAACCGCAATTCGAGGTCGGCCGCGCGGGGGTGAAGAAGGGCGTGGTGCGCGATGCCGCGCTTCAGCAGCAGGCGTGCGACGACATCGAAACTCTCGTGCGCGATGCCGGCCTGATGGTCCACGGCGTGATCCCATCGCCGATCGAAGGCGGCGACGGCAACCGCGAATTCCTGCTCGGAGCATCACGTGGCTGA
- a CDS encoding class I SAM-dependent RNA methyltransferase, with the protein MAERFTIDHMGQRGDGVTRDGLFIAYTLPSEVVRAEAAEQPDRRTLVDVETPSADRIAPICRHFGVCGGCATQHWAGEPYRAWKHDLVASALSHAGIDTGVDPVIDAHGTGRRRVVFHARNSGDGLKVGFAAPRAHWIVPIEECPVLAPELGGAIELARRLAGALEPLSKPLDLHFTASDTGLDVDIRGSGPLAPARANALAKLAAELRLARLTRHGELVGQRVTPVLRMGKAHVPLPSGSFLQATREGEETLARLVLEHAGNAKRVADLFCGVGPFALRLAERASVTALDSDAGAIESLAKASKTSGLKPITAAKRDLFRTPLTVQELKGFDAVVFDPPRQGAEAQVKVLAATKIKRVIAISCSAVTFARDARILIDGGYRLKRVTPVDQFRYSAHVELVALFER; encoded by the coding sequence GTGGCTGAGCGCTTCACCATCGACCACATGGGGCAACGCGGCGACGGCGTGACGCGCGACGGCCTCTTCATTGCCTACACGCTGCCGAGCGAAGTGGTCCGCGCCGAAGCGGCCGAACAGCCGGATCGCCGCACGCTCGTCGATGTCGAGACGCCGAGTGCCGATCGCATTGCGCCAATCTGTCGCCATTTCGGTGTCTGCGGCGGCTGCGCGACGCAGCATTGGGCGGGCGAGCCGTATCGCGCATGGAAGCACGATCTTGTCGCGAGCGCGCTGTCGCATGCCGGAATCGACACCGGCGTCGACCCGGTGATCGATGCGCACGGCACCGGCCGCCGCCGCGTCGTCTTTCATGCACGCAACAGCGGCGACGGCCTCAAGGTCGGCTTCGCGGCGCCGCGCGCACATTGGATCGTGCCGATCGAAGAGTGCCCGGTGCTCGCACCGGAACTCGGCGGCGCGATCGAACTCGCGCGGCGGCTCGCCGGCGCGTTGGAGCCGTTATCCAAGCCGCTCGACCTTCATTTCACGGCGAGTGACACGGGACTGGATGTCGACATTCGCGGCAGTGGGCCGCTGGCGCCGGCGCGCGCCAATGCGCTGGCGAAACTTGCCGCCGAGCTTCGGCTCGCGCGGTTGACGCGTCACGGCGAACTCGTCGGTCAACGCGTTACACCCGTGCTGCGCATGGGCAAGGCGCATGTGCCGCTGCCGTCCGGCTCTTTCTTGCAGGCGACGCGAGAGGGCGAGGAAACGCTGGCGCGGCTGGTGCTCGAGCATGCCGGAAACGCGAAGCGCGTCGCCGATCTTTTCTGCGGCGTCGGGCCATTTGCGTTGCGGCTCGCCGAACGTGCGAGCGTCACGGCGCTCGACAGCGATGCCGGTGCGATCGAGTCGCTCGCTAAGGCTTCGAAAACATCGGGGCTCAAACCGATAACAGCCGCAAAGCGCGATCTCTTCCGCACGCCGCTGACCGTGCAGGAGCTGAAGGGCTTCGACGCCGTCGTCTTCGATCCGCCCCGTCAGGGCGCCGAAGCGCAGGTGAAGGTGCTCGCCGCGACCAAAATCAAACGCGTCATCGCAATCTCATGCAGCGCCGTGACATTCGCGCGCGATGCCCGCATCCTGATCGACGGCGGATATCGCTTGAAGCGCGTCACGCCGGTCGATCAGTTCCGCTACTCGGCGCATGTCGAACTCGTTGCGCTGTTCGAGCGCTAG
- a CDS encoding SDR family oxidoreductase, whose protein sequence is MAEDFKEKIVVVTGGSRGIGRGIANAFARAGAQTVLVAATQKNLDAAADAIAAEGHLKPLVSAGDLGSLKSCEAAFALVKEKFGRCDILVNSAGATKAGSFVDQPDEDWIAGFNGKYFAAVRMSRLFWPMLVAAKGSLVNIAGVAGRQPDPNFLVGGSANAAMINFSKGLAGQGKKDDVNVNVILPGITETDRVMDLMKQRAAALNISMDEARKQTLTKGNIRRIGTVEDIAALALFLCSPAARHIQGTQITVDGGATDAMS, encoded by the coding sequence ATGGCCGAAGACTTCAAAGAAAAAATCGTCGTCGTCACGGGCGGCAGTCGCGGTATCGGGCGGGGGATCGCCAATGCCTTCGCGCGCGCTGGAGCGCAAACCGTGCTGGTTGCCGCAACGCAGAAGAATCTCGACGCCGCCGCCGACGCCATCGCGGCGGAAGGTCATCTCAAGCCTCTCGTCAGCGCCGGCGATCTCGGCTCGCTGAAATCCTGCGAGGCCGCCTTCGCGCTCGTCAAAGAGAAATTCGGCCGCTGCGATATCTTGGTCAATTCGGCCGGCGCGACGAAGGCAGGTTCGTTCGTCGATCAACCGGACGAAGATTGGATCGCGGGCTTCAACGGCAAATATTTTGCGGCCGTGCGCATGAGCCGCCTGTTCTGGCCGATGCTTGTTGCCGCGAAGGGTTCGCTCGTCAACATTGCGGGCGTCGCGGGGCGGCAGCCCGATCCGAACTTTCTCGTCGGCGGTTCCGCCAATGCCGCGATGATCAACTTCTCCAAAGGCCTCGCGGGCCAAGGCAAGAAGGACGACGTCAACGTCAACGTGATCCTTCCGGGCATCACCGAGACGGATCGCGTGATGGACCTGATGAAGCAGCGCGCCGCCGCGCTCAACATCTCGATGGACGAGGCGCGCAAGCAAACGCTGACGAAAGGCAACATCCGGCGCATCGGCACCGTCGAGGATATCGCTGCGCTGGCGTTGTTTCTCTGCTCGCCCGCGGCGCGGCACATCCAAGGCACGCAGATCACGGTCGATGGCGGCGCGACCGACGCAATGTCCTAG
- a CDS encoding J domain-containing protein — protein MYADDGGSKFRMPIAIELTSGDRLQGSLVLSRAQKLTDALNRPDAFIDFERDGRAMAIAKTAIASVSSLDLPKTDQLTKRAPAAGFDPARVLGVEAGATHEQIRAAYIAKARLYHPDQFANHPLPPEVSEYLSAMFVHVQTAYEELDARDKKTKPARVA, from the coding sequence ATGTATGCCGACGATGGTGGCAGCAAATTTCGCATGCCTATCGCAATCGAACTCACCTCGGGTGACCGATTGCAGGGCAGCCTCGTTCTCTCACGCGCGCAGAAACTGACGGACGCACTGAACCGGCCGGACGCCTTCATCGATTTCGAACGCGACGGCCGCGCGATGGCGATCGCCAAGACGGCGATTGCGTCGGTCAGCTCACTCGATCTGCCGAAGACGGATCAGCTCACCAAGCGCGCTCCCGCGGCCGGCTTCGATCCGGCGCGTGTGCTCGGCGTCGAAGCCGGTGCGACGCACGAGCAGATCCGCGCCGCTTACATCGCCAAGGCGCGGCTCTATCACCCGGACCAGTTCGCCAATCACCCGCTGCCGCCAGAGGTCAGCGAGTATCTGAGCGCCATGTTCGTCCATGTGCAGACGGCCTACGAAGAGCTGGACGCGCGCGACAAAAAGACGAAGCCGGCGCGGGTTGCGTAA
- a CDS encoding NAD(P)-dependent oxidoreductase, with amino-acid sequence MKTIFVDCNDQLRPVYDRVFRPGDDPAITVNYEPFDREKLPEILAGYDIVLNDHTFMPTEQMKLCTSLKHVVFLGTGAASYMDVAALEAMGQKVHTIKGYGDTAVAEHTIALMWAAARDLARMDRQVRAGEWITREGPQLTGKTLGLIGLGGIGGEVARIAAGMGMRVLAFNRTPRQQAGVTMASLDEVLAQADVLSINLVLSNETENFLNAERIAKLKPGCIFVNTARAALVDEKAMIAALESGQIRHAGLDVFHEEPLPKGHPLTKLDNVTLSAHSGYRTPDASETLIRRAIDIARSVIKK; translated from the coding sequence ATGAAAACGATCTTCGTCGACTGCAACGACCAACTGCGCCCGGTCTACGACCGCGTCTTCCGCCCCGGAGACGATCCGGCGATCACCGTCAACTACGAGCCGTTCGACCGCGAGAAGCTGCCGGAGATCCTTGCCGGCTACGACATCGTGCTCAACGATCACACCTTCATGCCGACCGAGCAGATGAAACTCTGCACATCGCTCAAGCATGTCGTGTTTCTCGGCACCGGCGCGGCGAGCTACATGGATGTCGCCGCGCTCGAGGCGATGGGGCAGAAGGTCCACACCATCAAGGGCTATGGCGATACGGCTGTTGCCGAGCACACCATCGCGCTGATGTGGGCGGCGGCGCGCGATCTCGCGCGCATGGATCGCCAGGTCCGTGCCGGCGAGTGGATCACCCGTGAGGGCCCTCAGCTCACCGGCAAGACGCTCGGCCTGATCGGCCTCGGCGGCATCGGCGGCGAAGTCGCGCGCATCGCGGCCGGCATGGGCATGCGTGTCCTTGCTTTCAATCGCACGCCGCGCCAACAGGCCGGCGTGACGATGGCGTCGCTCGATGAGGTGCTGGCGCAGGCCGATGTGCTTTCCATCAATCTCGTGCTATCGAACGAGACGGAGAATTTCCTCAACGCGGAACGAATTGCGAAGCTCAAGCCCGGCTGCATCTTCGTCAACACGGCGCGTGCCGCGCTGGTCGACGAAAAAGCGATGATCGCAGCGCTGGAGTCTGGGCAGATTCGCCATGCGGGTCTCGACGTGTTTCACGAAGAGCCTCTGCCGAAGGGTCACCCGCTCACGAAGCTGGACAATGTGACGCTGAGCGCGCACAGCGGTTACCGGACGCCGGACGCGTCCGAGACGCTCATTCGCCGCGCGATCGATATCGCGCGCAGCGTCATCAAGAAGTAG
- the hisD gene encoding histidinol dehydrogenase, with protein MAQYLKRGMDAGAIEEADAKVRETVENILDDVKARGDDAIRDLSEKFDTWSPMSFRLSPEEIRDAIAQVPARDLEDIKFAQAQVRNFAEKQKASMLDIEVETMPGVVLGHKHIPVNSIGCYVPGGRYPMVASAHMSIVTAKVAGVKRIIACAPPFRGGPHPAIVAAMHFGGADEIYVLGGVQAVAAMALGTSTIAPVDMIVGPGNAYVAEAKRQLYGRVGIDLLAGPTETLVIADDTVDGEICATDLLGQAEHGPTSPAVLLTNSEKLARDTMAEVERLLAILPTADAARKAWEDYGEVIVCRDEAEMVVEADRIASEHVQVMTRDPDYFLANMKNFGALFLGPRTNVAYGDKVIGTNHTLPTKKNARFTGGLWVGKFLKTCTYQKVLTDEASALIGEYCSRLCILEGFSGHAEQANVRVRRYGRRNVGYAEAAE; from the coding sequence ATGGCTCAATATCTCAAGCGCGGCATGGATGCCGGCGCGATCGAGGAAGCCGACGCGAAGGTGCGCGAGACGGTCGAAAATATTCTCGACGACGTGAAGGCGCGCGGCGACGATGCGATCCGCGATCTCTCGGAGAAATTCGATACGTGGTCGCCGATGAGCTTCCGCCTCTCGCCCGAGGAGATCAGGGACGCGATCGCGCAAGTGCCGGCGCGCGATCTCGAAGACATCAAGTTCGCGCAGGCGCAGGTGCGAAATTTCGCCGAGAAGCAGAAGGCTTCGATGCTCGACATCGAGGTCGAAACGATGCCGGGCGTCGTGCTCGGCCACAAGCACATCCCGGTGAATTCCATCGGCTGCTACGTGCCGGGCGGCCGCTACCCGATGGTCGCCTCCGCGCATATGTCGATCGTCACCGCGAAGGTCGCGGGCGTGAAGCGCATCATCGCTTGTGCCCCGCCGTTCCGTGGCGGCCCGCATCCCGCCATCGTCGCCGCCATGCATTTCGGCGGCGCGGATGAAATCTACGTGCTCGGCGGCGTGCAGGCTGTCGCCGCGATGGCGCTCGGCACATCGACGATCGCGCCGGTCGATATGATCGTCGGCCCCGGCAATGCGTATGTGGCGGAGGCCAAGCGCCAGCTCTACGGCCGTGTCGGCATCGATCTGCTCGCCGGCCCGACCGAGACGCTGGTGATCGCGGACGATACGGTCGACGGCGAAATCTGCGCGACCGATCTGCTCGGCCAGGCCGAACACGGGCCGACATCGCCAGCCGTGCTGCTGACGAATTCCGAGAAGCTCGCGCGCGACACGATGGCGGAAGTCGAACGCCTGCTCGCGATTTTGCCGACCGCCGATGCGGCACGCAAAGCCTGGGAAGATTACGGTGAAGTGATCGTCTGCAGGGACGAAGCCGAGATGGTTGTCGAGGCCGATCGTATCGCGTCCGAGCACGTGCAGGTCATGACGCGCGATCCGGATTACTTCCTCGCCAACATGAAGAATTTCGGTGCGCTGTTCTTGGGGCCGCGCACCAACGTCGCTTACGGCGACAAAGTGATCGGCACCAATCACACGCTGCCGACGAAGAAAAACGCGCGCTTCACCGGCGGCTTGTGGGTCGGCAAATTCTTGAAGACCTGCACGTATCAGAAGGTGCTCACCGACGAAGCCTCCGCGCTGATCGGCGAATACTGCTCACGGCTGTGCATTCTGGAGGGCTTTTCGGGCCACGCCGAGCAAGCCAACGTGCGCGTGCGTCGTTACGGCCGTCGCAATGTCGGTTACGCGGAAGCCGCGGAGTAA